The proteins below are encoded in one region of Levilactobacillus namurensis:
- a CDS encoding RNA polymerase sigma factor, producing the protein MTNNTDAVAYAFLFSGDHEQIIYGALSRLHLSPVHADFDDYVQECRLAFPAIYRAFPEDPQTKPHQFLAYAQLALYRRILDQLRKAWRHQDHQETGDPELALAAVPVAERLEDLVHARQYRLRLLQVVGTTGTLGEWRYLVGTLIDHRSAAELATHHGVSRQTVYRWRRALLRRVTQEFFDQF; encoded by the coding sequence ATGACGAACAATACCGATGCCGTTGCGTATGCTTTTCTCTTCAGTGGGGACCACGAACAGATTATTTATGGTGCCCTGAGTCGCTTACACCTCTCGCCAGTCCACGCTGACTTTGACGACTACGTGCAGGAGTGCCGCTTGGCGTTTCCCGCCATCTACCGGGCCTTTCCGGAGGACCCGCAGACCAAGCCCCACCAGTTCTTAGCCTACGCCCAGCTAGCCCTGTACCGTCGAATCCTGGACCAGTTGCGGAAGGCTTGGCGCCACCAGGACCACCAGGAGACGGGCGACCCCGAGCTTGCGTTGGCGGCGGTCCCCGTTGCCGAACGCTTAGAGGACCTGGTCCACGCCCGGCAGTACCGTCTGCGGCTCCTACAGGTGGTGGGAACCACCGGGACATTGGGTGAATGGCGGTATCTAGTGGGCACGTTGATCGACCACCGGAGCGCTGCCGAGCTCGCAACCCACCATGGGGTCAGTCGCCAGACCGTTTACCGTTGGCGGCGGGCCCTCTTACGCCGAGTGACCCAAGAGTTTTTCGATCAATTTTAA
- a CDS encoding DUF2922 domain-containing protein, with the protein MKTLEMSFKSADTRIKYLRLKYVNETLSAEDVQETMLKMAAAKLFAKGDVALYDQPVAANIVETTKTPFPAAEAVPAA; encoded by the coding sequence ATGAAAACTTTAGAAATGAGCTTCAAGAGTGCCGACACCCGAATCAAGTACCTGCGGTTGAAATACGTCAACGAAACCTTGAGTGCCGAAGACGTCCAGGAGACCATGTTGAAGATGGCAGCGGCCAAGCTGTTCGCCAAGGGCGACGTGGCCCTCTACGACCAACCCGTCGCGGCCAACATCGTTGAGACCACTAAGACCCCGTTCCCAGCGGCGGAGGCGGTACCAGCCGCTTAA
- a CDS encoding LysR family transcriptional regulator, with product MLPFAYRVFQAIIQEHTFYRAAQVLNVTPSAISHSVNQLEKELGFTLFIRSRSGVELTPDGQAIQPLIQDIVNAEDRLEQAAANIKGLNAGSVRLGAFSSVCINWLPPIIQNFKQDYPKIAINVEQADFSSIASAVKTGRLDLGFSALPVTEKLTVLPLIKDEIYCITPTDFIPANRTTVTAADLVDQNFILQRGDYDKDTKAALDHYQIQPNALRFSIDDQSILAMVEAGMGMGILPELALERISGDVNVYPFDTRFYRTICLVVNSEQAKAPSTAKMIKAITSYVTQHYPDKILHHPHMS from the coding sequence GTGCTTCCCTTTGCCTACCGTGTCTTTCAGGCCATTATTCAAGAGCATACGTTTTACCGGGCAGCGCAGGTCCTAAACGTGACCCCGTCGGCCATCAGCCATTCCGTCAACCAACTGGAAAAGGAATTGGGCTTCACCCTCTTCATCCGCAGTCGCTCGGGCGTCGAACTGACCCCGGACGGCCAGGCCATCCAGCCCCTGATCCAGGACATCGTCAACGCTGAGGACCGGCTGGAACAAGCCGCCGCAAACATCAAGGGGCTCAACGCTGGGTCCGTGCGGCTGGGCGCTTTCTCGTCAGTCTGCATCAACTGGCTGCCCCCCATCATTCAAAACTTCAAACAAGACTATCCCAAAATCGCCATCAACGTCGAACAGGCCGACTTCAGTAGCATCGCCTCGGCGGTCAAGACCGGCCGCCTCGACCTGGGCTTCTCCGCGTTACCGGTGACCGAAAAGCTGACGGTCCTACCACTGATCAAGGACGAAATCTACTGCATCACACCGACCGACTTCATCCCCGCCAACCGGACCACGGTCACCGCGGCCGACCTGGTCGACCAGAACTTCATCCTCCAACGCGGCGACTACGACAAGGACACCAAGGCCGCCTTGGACCACTACCAGATTCAACCCAACGCCCTGCGCTTCTCCATCGACGACCAATCGATCCTGGCCATGGTCGAAGCCGGCATGGGCATGGGCATCTTACCGGAACTGGCCCTCGAGCGCATCAGCGGGGACGTCAACGTCTACCCGTTCGACACCCGCTTCTACCGGACCATCTGCCTGGTGGTCAACAGTGAACAGGCCAAGGCGCCATCGACCGCTAAAATGATCAAGGCCATCACCAGCTACGTGACCCAGCATTATCCAGACAAAATCTTGCACCACCCCCATATGAGTTAA
- a CDS encoding ATP/GTP-binding protein, whose product MLVDFKVKNYRSFKNEQEFSMETGKRLRKYQKSNTISVMGERMLKSALLFGANANGKTNLIKALLMLKSLVMVPTKNALQPLNTDTFGYNQEATRFEITFIKHSNKYTYFLTYDKEHVLQEKLLVNGVAIFERNEQHFDLMPSQLVPLKDNIRKNQLLLYFAQQNNEKNSKEAFEWFSEDLVYVDTDRIRNDRFKLLENEDFKKRFLNFLKAADFNIVDVEVREKKEEIPDLGYLFKQLNDNGDGDIDDARTVQNVSYEVYSTHKAEHGHFSVYFGNESTGTKVFMFLALYILNNTNKTLLIDEFDRSYHLELAKALLKLINHEKQTNQFVLTTHELSLMDTNLRQDQIWFAEKNRFGETELFSVFDFDDVGLKRSDFNYKKRYLEGRYGATQMVNTDLLLEVLDSNE is encoded by the coding sequence ATGCTGGTAGATTTTAAGGTTAAAAACTATAGATCTTTTAAAAATGAGCAAGAATTTTCGATGGAGACAGGTAAACGGTTAAGAAAGTATCAGAAGAGCAATACGATTTCGGTCATGGGTGAGCGAATGCTGAAATCGGCGTTATTGTTTGGCGCCAATGCAAATGGAAAAACGAATCTCATCAAAGCCTTGTTAATGCTTAAGAGTTTAGTGATGGTACCGACTAAAAATGCCCTGCAGCCGTTGAATACGGATACCTTTGGCTACAACCAGGAAGCGACCCGTTTTGAGATTACGTTTATCAAACATTCCAATAAGTACACCTATTTTTTGACATATGATAAGGAACATGTTCTCCAGGAGAAGTTGTTGGTTAATGGTGTTGCAATTTTTGAAAGAAATGAGCAACACTTCGATCTGATGCCCTCACAATTGGTGCCTTTGAAGGATAACATCAGAAAAAATCAGTTATTACTGTACTTCGCGCAACAAAACAATGAAAAAAATTCCAAAGAAGCCTTCGAGTGGTTTTCTGAAGATTTAGTATATGTTGATACAGACAGAATTAGAAACGATAGATTTAAATTACTTGAAAACGAGGACTTTAAAAAGCGTTTTCTTAACTTCTTGAAAGCCGCCGATTTTAACATTGTGGATGTTGAGGTCAGAGAAAAGAAGGAAGAAATTCCTGATCTAGGATATCTATTTAAGCAGTTAAATGACAATGGTGACGGCGATATAGATGATGCGAGAACCGTGCAAAATGTATCGTACGAGGTTTATTCAACGCACAAGGCGGAACATGGTCATTTTTCAGTGTACTTTGGGAATGAAAGCACCGGTACAAAAGTCTTCATGTTTTTAGCACTCTACATTTTGAACAATACCAATAAAACGTTGCTTATTGACGAGTTTGACAGGTCCTATCATTTGGAATTAGCGAAAGCTCTTTTGAAGCTGATCAATCATGAAAAGCAAACCAATCAGTTCGTTTTAACCACCCATGAATTGTCCTTGATGGATACAAATTTACGACAAGATCAAATATGGTTCGCTGAAAAAAATCGGTTTGGTGAAACTGAGTTATTTAGCGTATTTGACTTTGACGATGTGGGGTTGAAGCGTAGTGACTTCAATTATAAAAAGCGGTATTTAGAGGGTCGGTACGGCGCAACACAAATGGTTAATACGGATTTGTTGTTGGAGGTGCTGGACTCAAATGAGTAG
- a CDS encoding RloB family protein has product MSRERKKKKLKPKIIFLVEGKSEKVFFEMLAQRYKLTASKVVKILDGTGHDFMDKAKSKLNDPKLKADNKTQVFVIFDNDNQLSDVEAKGKINVNDLHRKAQKLGKVESCDLVVSNVCFEVWLLAHFQKMTPGLKEKRWLNQKLGQYLGEEYTKGDSAQIEKILDDDKVFTAIKNTEEISSINCASQSTNIGVIVKRVIEEE; this is encoded by the coding sequence ATGAGTAGGGAGCGAAAGAAAAAGAAGCTTAAGCCTAAGATCATTTTCTTGGTTGAAGGAAAATCGGAAAAAGTGTTTTTTGAAATGTTGGCGCAAAGGTATAAGTTGACCGCTTCTAAAGTGGTGAAAATCTTAGATGGTACGGGCCATGACTTTATGGATAAAGCCAAGAGTAAATTAAACGATCCCAAGTTAAAAGCCGATAATAAAACACAGGTTTTCGTGATCTTTGATAATGACAATCAGCTTTCTGACGTAGAGGCAAAGGGGAAAATTAATGTCAATGATTTGCATAGGAAAGCACAGAAATTGGGGAAAGTAGAGAGTTGTGACTTAGTTGTCTCTAACGTTTGTTTTGAGGTGTGGCTGCTGGCTCACTTTCAGAAGATGACGCCCGGCCTCAAAGAAAAACGATGGTTAAACCAAAAGCTCGGGCAGTATTTAGGCGAAGAATACACTAAAGGGGATAGCGCGCAGATAGAAAAAATATTAGACGATGATAAAGTCTTTACAGCAATTAAAAACACTGAGGAAATCAGCTCAATTAATTGTGCAAGCCAATCAACGAATATTGGGGTTATTGTGAAGCGCGTCATAGAAGAGGAGTAA
- a CDS encoding PLP-dependent aminotransferase family protein: MKELLAQRVNPDVSSALAGLFPKDPDPSAVTFAAGSPNEQLFPVKAVQAAFNTAIETQGAHLFQYQSSQGNLALRQKLVARIAKWGQVTTKAENIVLTVGGQQGIELVAKALLDPGDDIAVEVPTYIGALAAFDLYQPHYHAVPLQADGLDLDALEATLKRYPKTKLLYTVPDYHNPTGITMSVAKRQQLVALANRYNVVILEDTPYRDLGYENAPLPAIKSFDTEGRVIFLSSFSKILMPALRTGWLVADGDILQAILKVRLASDLEATGVTHAAINAYMDANDIDQHIAHMTTHYKQQRDAMLRGLAAYFPDEATYTKPAGGFFDWVTLPQGIDADQLMYDVISPQAHVTYVPATNFYPNRDVHNALRLSFSGLAPQTIDSGMHRLGDQLKAAIHAASPVI; this comes from the coding sequence ATGAAAGAATTATTAGCGCAACGGGTGAACCCGGATGTCTCTTCAGCGTTAGCGGGGTTGTTTCCTAAGGACCCGGATCCTTCGGCGGTGACTTTTGCGGCCGGGAGTCCGAACGAGCAGTTGTTCCCGGTCAAGGCCGTTCAGGCAGCCTTCAACACGGCCATTGAGACCCAGGGCGCTCACCTCTTTCAGTACCAGTCGTCACAGGGGAACCTGGCGTTACGTCAGAAGTTAGTGGCGCGCATCGCGAAGTGGGGCCAGGTGACCACTAAGGCGGAGAACATCGTCTTGACGGTCGGTGGTCAACAGGGAATCGAGCTGGTGGCCAAGGCGTTGCTGGACCCGGGGGATGATATCGCCGTGGAAGTGCCGACCTACATCGGGGCGTTGGCGGCCTTTGACCTCTATCAGCCGCACTACCACGCGGTTCCGCTGCAAGCGGACGGCCTGGACTTGGACGCCCTGGAGGCGACTTTGAAACGCTACCCGAAGACCAAGCTCCTCTACACGGTCCCGGATTACCATAACCCGACTGGTATCACCATGAGTGTGGCCAAGCGTCAACAGCTGGTCGCCCTGGCGAACCGGTATAACGTCGTAATCTTAGAGGATACGCCGTACCGGGACTTGGGCTACGAAAACGCGCCGTTACCGGCAATCAAGAGCTTCGATACGGAAGGGCGGGTCATCTTCCTGTCCAGTTTCTCGAAAATCCTGATGCCCGCCTTGCGGACCGGGTGGCTGGTGGCCGACGGTGATATCTTGCAGGCCATCTTGAAGGTCCGGTTGGCCAGTGACCTGGAAGCTACCGGGGTGACCCACGCGGCGATCAACGCCTACATGGACGCCAACGACATCGACCAGCACATTGCCCACATGACGACCCACTACAAGCAACAGCGGGACGCCATGTTGCGCGGGCTGGCGGCGTACTTCCCGGATGAGGCGACCTACACCAAGCCGGCCGGGGGCTTCTTCGATTGGGTCACCTTACCACAGGGCATCGATGCGGATCAGTTGATGTATGACGTCATCAGCCCGCAAGCCCACGTGACCTACGTGCCGGCGACGAACTTCTACCCGAACCGCGACGTGCACAACGCGTTGCGCTTGAGCTTTAGTGGCTTGGCGCCGCAGACCATCGATAGCGGGATGCATCGGCTGGGGGACCAGCTGAAGGCTGCCATTCACGCGGCGAGTCCCGTGATTTAA
- a CDS encoding DUF5776 domain-containing protein — protein sequence MRRFYRTFWTFSLGFLLAIGLSFLAPTPVHASTTVNLYAPVSVAAAKAGKPATALLTDPNSKGIITLDTPFSSVLDNPAFQHSDLATYSIDFTYANDLGNNDFTFDDIYVLSLRADPTAKPIPEYVQSLRERFQTLTDQFQGYVVTAANQKVFLASHPQWSVDHQTLNYYMQAEKCTGATTAIFHDETTPTPTTKQFRLMGLANTHANFVVGASRVPFDPTTAKIVDATGDPVSLISENFTEDFGVPFNEVLPVPLDGQATHTYTIIPKDDSVVLVHYQYADGKTAQADQLYHGPVDSSTTITAPVIDGYTPDQAALTPTFTAAKQELTFTYQKDPVTPPASSSSSSDSSASVSTSSESSATSSATTSTSSSTTSSVTSTSSTSSATTSSSTPAPVNRPTTPTSSATTTNSSSSQSSTATPSSNANQATFKPFKLYVKHSLYAYRHPTFKTSQRVKHYVKRPRVKAQTLTVVGTARSNQGLLRYQLANGTYITAQPRFVANLYWQGIPSTKLTVTNPKDAYLYRKTSFTQKNRRKFLKPGTTVKVKKLVHHGMTTRYQLTNGQYLTGNKRFVSPVLK from the coding sequence ATGAGAAGATTTTACCGGACGTTTTGGACATTCTCGCTAGGGTTCCTCCTGGCTATCGGACTGAGTTTTCTGGCCCCCACACCAGTTCACGCCTCAACGACGGTGAATCTTTACGCTCCCGTAAGTGTCGCCGCCGCGAAAGCCGGCAAACCCGCCACCGCCCTACTGACGGATCCCAATTCAAAGGGAATCATTACCCTAGACACCCCCTTTTCCAGTGTCCTGGATAATCCCGCTTTCCAGCATTCGGATTTGGCCACCTATTCCATCGACTTTACCTACGCCAACGACTTAGGCAACAACGACTTCACCTTCGACGACATCTACGTGCTCTCTCTTCGAGCGGATCCTACCGCAAAACCGATTCCCGAATACGTGCAATCCCTCCGCGAACGTTTTCAGACCCTCACTGACCAGTTCCAGGGTTACGTGGTCACGGCTGCTAACCAGAAGGTGTTCCTCGCGAGTCATCCCCAGTGGTCCGTCGACCACCAGACGCTCAACTACTACATGCAAGCTGAAAAGTGTACTGGCGCAACGACGGCCATCTTCCACGATGAGACCACACCAACGCCGACTACGAAACAATTTCGCTTGATGGGACTTGCCAACACCCACGCGAACTTCGTGGTGGGCGCCAGTCGGGTGCCGTTCGACCCGACGACCGCTAAAATCGTCGACGCTACTGGCGATCCCGTTAGCTTGATTTCTGAAAACTTTACGGAAGATTTTGGTGTGCCTTTCAACGAAGTTCTTCCGGTTCCGCTAGACGGGCAAGCTACTCATACTTACACAATCATCCCCAAAGATGACAGCGTAGTCTTAGTGCACTACCAATACGCGGATGGTAAGACAGCTCAGGCTGACCAACTCTACCACGGACCCGTGGATTCGTCGACCACCATCACGGCCCCCGTAATTGACGGTTACACGCCGGATCAGGCCGCTTTGACACCAACGTTTACCGCCGCTAAACAAGAACTGACCTTCACTTACCAGAAGGACCCAGTCACACCACCGGCATCCTCTTCATCGAGTAGTGACAGTAGCGCCAGTGTAAGTACTTCTAGCGAAAGTTCCGCCACCAGCAGTGCCACTACTAGTACCAGCTCCAGCACGACTAGCAGTGTAACCAGCACCAGTAGCACCAGTAGCGCCACTACTTCGAGTAGTACTCCCGCACCCGTCAACCGTCCAACTACGCCGACGTCTTCCGCGACAACTACCAATTCATCGAGTTCCCAGAGTTCGACGGCAACGCCAAGTTCTAACGCTAATCAAGCGACCTTTAAGCCGTTCAAGCTCTACGTCAAGCACAGCCTCTACGCTTACCGGCACCCGACCTTTAAAACTAGTCAACGGGTCAAGCACTACGTTAAGCGGCCCCGGGTCAAGGCTCAAACTTTGACCGTAGTCGGCACGGCGCGGTCTAATCAGGGGCTTCTGCGGTACCAGTTGGCCAACGGCACCTACATCACGGCCCAACCACGGTTCGTTGCCAATCTCTACTGGCAAGGCATCCCTTCCACTAAGCTGACGGTGACCAACCCTAAAGACGCTTACCTATATCGGAAAACCAGCTTCACGCAAAAGAACCGGCGAAAGTTCTTGAAGCCTGGCACCACGGTCAAAGTCAAAAAGTTGGTCCACCACGGGATGACTACCCGTTACCAACTCACCAACGGTCAGTATTTGACCGGGAACAAGCGCTTCGTTTCCCCCGTCTTGAAGTAA
- a CDS encoding S-layer protein produces the protein MQSRLTKTLYLGLAALSLGAVTAVSTTANAASKAKVTSTKKLSSAPETRNVVATGKNALYTKPGTVKGAKVVASKAKMAKLANSKKSADYFRAYSIATTNKGSVYYKVVTMNGKYRGYVYGGKSADAFAKGIVSAETTKSAALPSRTAGFKLTDVKKNTLWNAPKYTQYKAKKVSMYGVKDTDTFTVSKAATKTREGSLYYYVTDAQRPSVSGWIYVGNGYQDATTVTLGGLTLGTAEAAATNDNSVKIVYRDAAGQTVGNATWITAAAKTKAGDKVNDAKNVAGVSLSDFIANSKPANYKLNATVDTANATYGNTVYVDVVAAATSKIQMVIDNVDAKAGTVTNPLGVNDVLSASDLSATLSTAGINALTGTQGQAFSTTDLNAVKTALGANNAVKGAKVYHDANGKSYYYEFTFEPENFNSDNRTKNYGDTLKASFKATLVEGKLGTTTSNSNWIA, from the coding sequence ATGCAATCACGTTTAACTAAGACATTGTACCTTGGTTTAGCTGCATTAAGTTTGGGTGCCGTTACGGCGGTTTCTACAACTGCTAACGCTGCTTCTAAGGCTAAGGTTACTTCTACCAAGAAATTAAGTTCAGCACCAGAAACTCGTAATGTTGTTGCGACGGGTAAGAATGCACTTTACACGAAGCCAGGGACGGTCAAGGGTGCCAAAGTTGTTGCTTCAAAAGCCAAGATGGCCAAGTTAGCTAATTCCAAGAAGTCTGCAGACTATTTCCGGGCTTATTCCATTGCAACGACGAACAAGGGATCTGTTTACTACAAGGTCGTTACTATGAATGGTAAATACCGGGGCTACGTTTACGGTGGTAAGAGTGCTGACGCATTTGCAAAGGGTATCGTTTCTGCAGAAACGACTAAATCAGCGGCATTACCATCACGTACTGCTGGCTTTAAGCTAACGGATGTTAAGAAGAACACTTTATGGAATGCACCTAAGTACACGCAATACAAGGCTAAGAAGGTTAGCATGTATGGTGTGAAGGATACGGATACTTTTACGGTTTCTAAAGCTGCTACCAAGACCCGTGAAGGCTCTTTATACTACTACGTGACTGACGCGCAACGTCCGTCTGTTTCTGGCTGGATTTACGTCGGTAACGGGTATCAGGATGCAACTACGGTAACTTTGGGTGGACTGACTTTAGGAACTGCTGAAGCGGCTGCTACGAACGATAACAGCGTTAAGATTGTTTATCGTGATGCTGCGGGTCAAACGGTAGGTAATGCTACTTGGATCACCGCTGCTGCTAAGACTAAGGCCGGAGATAAGGTTAATGATGCTAAGAACGTTGCAGGTGTTAGTCTGTCTGACTTCATTGCCAACTCCAAGCCAGCAAATTACAAGTTGAATGCTACGGTTGATACAGCCAATGCTACTTACGGCAACACCGTTTATGTTGACGTGGTAGCCGCTGCAACGTCTAAGATTCAGATGGTTATTGATAACGTTGATGCCAAGGCAGGGACGGTTACAAATCCACTTGGCGTTAATGATGTATTATCTGCCAGTGATTTATCAGCAACGTTAAGCACGGCTGGAATTAACGCTTTGACGGGGACGCAAGGCCAAGCCTTCTCAACCACTGATCTTAATGCTGTAAAGACGGCCTTGGGTGCTAATAATGCGGTTAAGGGTGCTAAGGTGTACCATGATGCTAATGGCAAGTCTTACTACTATGAGTTCACTTTTGAACCTGAAAACTTCAATAGTGACAACCGAACTAAGAATTACGGCGACACGTTGAAAGCTAGCTTTAAGGCAACGTTAGTTGAAGGTAAGCTGGGGACGACTACCTCAAATAGTAACTGGATTGCCTAG
- a CDS encoding IS30-like element ISLpl1 family transposase — MSSITYSERIKIETFCELGLSNIQMGVRLNRSPSTISYELSRCQPYQAELAQTDAEYKRSRCGRKTKLSDELKQKILNHLRLSWSPGMIAHEFKLATKSIYNWLNQGRIDFSLNDLPEHGVRQRRNVDQRSKYNQSLGRSIEQRPMMINQRNRIGDFELDTVVGPRGHSKAVLLTLIDRKSRFLWAYRLKDRTTASVNEALTKFLTTFNGPVHSFTVDRGTEFSGLVSFESQYGIKTYYCHAYTPAERGSNERFNRNLRYFYPKGTRFEHISAQDLTTTLLQINQRPLKILDWKTPYQVMLTNLSKNSD; from the coding sequence TTGTCTAGTATAACCTATTCCGAACGAATTAAAATCGAAACCTTTTGTGAACTAGGGCTGTCCAATATCCAAATGGGCGTTCGGCTGAACCGATCACCGTCAACAATTTCTTATGAATTATCTCGATGTCAACCTTATCAGGCTGAATTAGCACAAACAGATGCCGAATACAAGCGATCACGATGTGGTCGGAAAACTAAGCTGAGCGATGAGTTAAAGCAAAAAATTCTCAACCATTTACGTCTAAGCTGGTCACCAGGAATGATTGCTCACGAATTTAAACTAGCTACTAAATCTATTTATAATTGGCTAAATCAGGGGAGAATTGATTTCTCCTTGAATGATCTACCTGAACATGGCGTACGCCAACGGCGTAACGTTGACCAACGATCCAAATATAATCAATCTTTGGGGCGATCAATTGAACAGCGTCCCATGATGATTAATCAACGTAATCGCATCGGCGATTTTGAACTAGATACAGTCGTTGGTCCTCGTGGGCATAGTAAGGCAGTTTTATTAACTTTAATCGATCGAAAATCACGGTTCCTTTGGGCATATCGGTTAAAGGACCGAACGACAGCGAGTGTTAATGAAGCACTGACTAAGTTCCTAACCACTTTTAATGGACCGGTGCACAGTTTTACTGTGGACCGTGGTACTGAGTTTAGTGGGCTAGTATCATTTGAATCACAATATGGTATTAAGACCTATTACTGTCATGCTTATACGCCAGCTGAACGTGGTAGTAATGAACGCTTTAATCGGAATTTACGTTATTTTTATCCTAAGGGGACTCGTTTTGAGCACATTAGTGCTCAAGATTTAACGACGACGTTACTCCAAATTAACCAGCGACCGCTTAAAATACTTGACTGGAAAACACCGTATCAGGTTATGCTGACCAATTTGTCCAAAAATTCGGATTAA